In a single window of the Etheostoma spectabile isolate EspeVRDwgs_2016 chromosome 3, UIUC_Espe_1.0, whole genome shotgun sequence genome:
- the LOC116685188 gene encoding acetylcholinesterase: protein MATVSLYNGFALLLLLLPNFLTVLSSIQDDLVINTRHGQVQGKLLPGQGGDVRAFLGIPYGKPPLGKLRFRAPEPVERWEGVRDATKFPNSCHQLPDTAFPGFKGAEMWNPNTPVSEDCLYLNVWSPRFNKTQPMPPPLAPVLVWIYGGGFTQGTSSLDIYDGRFLSKSESVVVVSMNYRLGAFGFLSIPDSKNIQNNVGLLDQRLALQWVVNNIAAFGGDSAKVTLFGESAGSASVGFHLLSPGSHGLFQRAVMQSGSPNAPWAIISQTETWRRSMKLVTLLGCPTSPPADMEACLQLADPLKISMKQFDVLIHPTILATPFVPHVDGDFIPDKVEVLLSTGILPKTEVLFGLNKDEGTYFLVYGMPGFNITGQSLITRNEFLKGVAISMARASDVTRDAAIFEYTDWTDENNRMKNRDSLGSLVGDQQFVCPVLEFAKRYSQRGGKAFLYLFDHRSSVNPWPEWMGVMHGYEIEFVFGMPLNVSLGYTKNEVNMTKKFMKHWANFARTGNPGIDGANWPAFTPEQQAYVTLNYNHPEQKKMMKANKCHLWNKLMPKVQKVSEDLLSCVKANGLILQCNYTFLIILLVMTLIY from the exons ATGGCAACAGTATCTCTGTACAATGGCTttgcccttcttcttcttctgttgccTAATTTCCTGACTGTATTATCCAGCATCCAAGATGACCTTGTAATAAACACCAGGCATGGACAAGTTCAAGGAAAGTTGCTTCCAGGGCAGGGTGGTGATGTTAGAGCATTTTTGGGAATTCCTTATGGTAAACCACCTCTGGGGAAACTGAGATTCAGAGCACCAGAGCCAGTAGAAAGATGGGAAGGGGTGAGGGATGCCACCAAATTCCCAAATTCCTGCCACCAGTTGCCGGATACAGCCTTTCCAG GGTTCAAAGGTGCAGAAATGTGGAACCCAAACACTCCTGTGAGTGAGGACTGTCTGTACCTAAACGTCTGGTCCCCACGTTTTAACAAAACCCAGCCTATGCCCCCACCTCTTGCTCCTGTCCTTGTCTGGATCTACGGAGGCGGGTTCACTCAAGGAACGTCCTCTCTAGACATTTATGATGGTCGCTTCTTGAGTAAATCTGAaagtgttgttgtagtatcaatgAATTACAG ACTTGGAGCTTTTGGTTTCCTATCTATTCCTGACAGCAAGAACATCCAGAACAATGTAGGCCTGCTGGACCAGCGCTTGGCCCTCCAATGGGTAGTCAACAATATAGCTGCATTTGGAGGTGATTCTGCAAAG GTGACTCTGTTTGGGGAGAGCGCTGGTTCAGCATCTGTAGGCTTCCACCTGCTCTCCCCAGGCAGCCACGGTCTTTTTCAAAGGGCTGTGATGCAGAGTGGCTCTCCTAATGCACCCTGGGCCATTATCAGCCAGACTGAAACCTGGCGCAG GTCCATGAAGCTGGTGACGTTACTAGGGTGTCCAACGTCTCCTCCAGCTGATATGGAAGCTTGTCTGCAGCTGGCTGATCCTCTGAAAATCTCAATGAAGCAATTCGACGTTTTAATACATCCTACAATCTTAGCGACaccctttgtccctcatgttgaTGGGGACTTCATACCAGATAAAGTCGAA GTGTTGCTTAGCACCGGTATCCTCCCAAAGACAGAGGTCCTATTTGGCCTAAACAAGGATGAAGGGACCTACTTCTTAGTTTATGGAATGCCTGGATTCAACATCACTGGTCAGAGCCTTATCACCAGGAATGAGTTCCTGAAAGGAGTGGCGATTTCAATGGCACGTGCAAGTGATGTCACAAGAGATGCAGCCATTTTCGAGTACACTGACTGGACAGATGAGAATAACAGGATGAAAAATCGTGACTCGCTGGGAAGTCTGGTTGGAGACCAACAATTTGTTTGTCCTGTGCTAGAGTTTGCTAAGAG GTACTCACAACGTGGTGGTAAGgctttcctttatttatttgaccACCGCTCTTCCGTCAATCCTTGGCCAGAATGGATGGGCGTTATGCACGGCTATGAGATAGAATTTGTCTTTGGAATGCCTCTGAATGTATCCCTGGGATACACGAAGAATGAGGTGAACATGACCAAGAAGTTTATGAAACACTGGGCCAACTTTGCCCGTACAGG taaTCCAGGCATTGATGGAGCTAACTGGCCAGCGTTCACCCCTGAGCAACAAGCGTATGTCACTCTGAACTATAACCACCcagaacaaaaaaagatgatgaAAGCTAACAAGTGTCACCTCTGGAACAAATTAATgccaaaagtacaaaaagtatCAG AAgatcttctgtcttgtgttaAAGCAAATGGGCTCATACTCCAATGTAATTACACCTTCCTGATCATTCTATTAGTTATGACTTTAATATATTGA